DNA sequence from the Marinilongibacter aquaticus genome:
GAAAGCTTGCATATGGCTTTCCTCACGTTTTGACTTATCCCAAAAAAACAAGTCTAGGCTGTCACTTCAGGCTGATGCGAAACCGGAAAATTGCAAGAATTGGCAATAAAGCATTTTTGGTTGGCCTCGTGGTGTAAAGCTAGGGCTTTTTTGATCAAAGTCAAGTCGCTTATGCGGACCTTCGGCTGCAAGGTCACTGCTGAAAATTGCCCCGAACCGTCGCTATTTTCCTGCATCGTACCCTCCGCAGAATCCGAGTAATCCAGCACCGCGATTCCATTGACCGCACACAGATGCAAGTACCAAAGCATATGGCAAGAGGACAAAGAGGCCAAAAACAGCTCTTCTGGATTGTATCTCGATGGGTCTCCGCGAAAGGATGGATCTGAAGAAGCGGGGATGAAATCGGTTTTCCCATCTGCTAAAATCTCGTGATCGCGACTGTAGCTTTTATAGTCGCTTGTACCCGTTCCGCAATTACCGATCCATTTAATCTGGGTTTTGTAGAAATGTGTTTTCATTGACGATTTTTTAACAAATAGCGTGCTATTTTATCCCGCAGCACGACATTGATCTTATAATACGATTCTACCGACCAACCGGCCACATGCGGACTGAGCATTACATTTTCATGGGCAGCCAAATACGCAAACACTTCCTTTTGCTCTTCGCTCAATTTGTGTAATTTTTCATTTTCGAGCACATCCAAGCAAGCTCCCTTTACTTTTCCATCTTTAAGGGCTTCCACCAAATCGCTGAGTTTCACAATTTCGC
Encoded proteins:
- a CDS encoding OsmC family protein, which encodes MKTHFYKTQIKWIGNCGTGTSDYKSYSRDHEILADGKTDFIPASSDPSFRGDPSRYNPEELFLASLSSCHMLWYLHLCAVNGIAVLDYSDSAEGTMQENSDGSGQFSAVTLQPKVRISDLTLIKKALALHHEANQKCFIANSCNFPVSHQPEVTA